One window of the Niallia circulans genome contains the following:
- the fliS gene encoding flagellar export chaperone FliS produces the protein MANLITEEVLYQKSPQELTALLYEACLNNLEEAIENIENKDYILANVKLKKANDIVWRLGAGINYEAGIIADQLDMLYNYIAGKLIDANLKKDISIIQEVKTIVEELLAAWTASMKEKTPKINTGLRQKTLAYEKNIMTYDKN, from the coding sequence ATGGCTAACCTTATTACAGAAGAAGTACTCTATCAAAAATCTCCACAAGAACTCACAGCGTTATTATACGAAGCATGCCTAAATAATTTAGAAGAAGCAATTGAAAATATAGAGAATAAAGATTATATCCTCGCGAATGTTAAATTAAAGAAAGCTAATGACATTGTCTGGAGACTTGGCGCTGGGATTAATTATGAGGCAGGAATTATCGCCGATCAACTAGACATGTTATATAACTATATAGCAGGAAAACTTATTGATGCCAATTTAAAAAAAGATATATCCATTATCCAAGAAGTTAAAACGATAGTAGAAGAACTGCTTGCAGCTTGGACTGCAAGCATGAAAGAAAAAACACCTAAGATAAATACTGGTCTTCGCCAAAAAACATTGGCATACGAAAAAAATATCATGACATATGATAAAAATTAA
- a CDS encoding flagellar protein FlgN — protein MQTEKIEASLKDILSLHEDLLQLSFEKKDILIKGDTDQLRVITGKEQKYIKAIQKKDQELQVNCNNFLGNESTQTTLNDVIKMVDDQTKEILMEIKQKLVEVLGLIKTQNDTNQQLINQSLQFIEVSLDLLKPDIDTYNYNRSETKNPYQKEGFSIFESKI, from the coding sequence ATGCAGACCGAAAAGATTGAAGCTTCGTTAAAAGACATACTTTCCTTGCATGAAGATCTGTTGCAACTTTCTTTTGAAAAAAAAGACATCCTTATTAAAGGCGATACAGATCAATTAAGAGTAATCACAGGCAAAGAACAAAAGTATATTAAAGCTATTCAAAAAAAGGATCAAGAATTGCAAGTGAATTGTAATAATTTTTTAGGTAATGAATCAACGCAGACAACATTAAATGATGTTATAAAAATGGTTGACGATCAAACGAAAGAGATATTAATGGAAATAAAACAGAAACTGGTAGAAGTGCTGGGATTAATAAAAACGCAAAATGACACAAATCAACAACTTATTAACCAATCTCTGCAATTTATTGAGGTCTCTCTTGATTTATTAAAGCCAGATATAGACACATATAATTACAATCGGTCAGAGACGAAAAATCCTTATCAAAAAGAAGGATTTTCGATATTTGAATCAAAGATTTAG
- a CDS encoding EscU/YscU/HrcU family type III secretion system export apparatus switch protein gives MSMTRYYNQKNRFERNGPVAAVLKYDDKSTAPSVVAQGKGAVAQQIIELAQKNNIHMQEDSSLVANLLDMDLGDSIPPQLYSVIAEILLLIEEMNKKY, from the coding sequence ATGAGCATGACAAGATATTATAATCAAAAAAATCGTTTTGAAAGAAATGGGCCAGTTGCAGCAGTATTAAAATATGACGATAAAAGTACTGCCCCTTCCGTTGTTGCACAAGGAAAGGGAGCAGTTGCTCAACAAATAATAGAATTGGCCCAAAAAAATAATATCCATATGCAAGAAGACTCCTCTCTTGTCGCAAATCTATTAGATATGGACTTAGGAGATAGTATTCCTCCTCAATTATATTCAGTAATAGCAGAAATTCTTCTATTAATTGAAGAAATGAATAAAAAATATTAA
- a CDS encoding YaaR family protein, whose translation MEVQRVSRTSTDKIKSKDNLPAESISFQEVISKNRQQAVYDKLTKLVEEIEGQGKKLSEHRTVDDLRRYKKMVKDFMDEAVNNALKLEEQSGFNRRGRTKVYKIVKEVDKKLVDLTNTLLDKEKNGLDILQSVGEIQGLLINIYT comes from the coding sequence ATGGAAGTACAAAGAGTATCGAGGACAAGTACGGATAAAATAAAAAGTAAAGATAATTTGCCGGCAGAGAGTATTTCTTTTCAAGAAGTTATTTCTAAAAATCGTCAACAGGCAGTTTATGACAAATTAACAAAATTAGTAGAAGAAATTGAGGGACAAGGGAAAAAATTATCGGAACACCGTACGGTAGATGATTTGCGCAGATACAAAAAAATGGTAAAAGATTTTATGGATGAAGCGGTTAACAATGCTTTGAAACTAGAAGAGCAGAGTGGTTTTAATCGAAGAGGAAGAACGAAAGTATATAAAATTGTTAAAGAAGTGGATAAAAAGCTGGTGGACTTAACCAATACCTTATTAGACAAAGAAAAAAACGGTTTAGATATATTACAATCAGTTGGTGAAATCCAAGGTCTTTTAATTAATATATATACTTGA
- the flgM gene encoding flagellar biosynthesis anti-sigma factor FlgM: protein MKINNYNPVNMNPYKKQMEKNATAQNIKKEDKVEISKAALELQGTQDEVRLEKIQELKKQISEGTYQVDSKEVAEKILSFWKKS from the coding sequence ATGAAAATTAATAATTATAATCCGGTAAATATGAATCCATATAAAAAGCAGATGGAAAAAAATGCAACTGCACAAAACATAAAAAAAGAAGACAAAGTGGAAATATCAAAAGCTGCGTTAGAACTTCAAGGTACACAAGATGAAGTAAGACTAGAAAAAATTCAAGAGCTAAAAAAGCAAATTAGTGAAGGAACATATCAAGTAGATTCAAAAGAAGTTGCTGAAAAAATTCTATCATTCTGGAAAAAGAGCTAA
- the flgK gene encoding flagellar hook-associated protein FlgK, producing MVSTFMGLETAKRALTTQQSAIATAGHNIANANTLGYTRQRVSLAATQGFPTVGQNSPVMPGHLGTGVQADQVERIRDSFVDMQYRKESSKLGYWDSKAQMLSQMENVMDELSGTGISNSMDQFWNSLQDLATEPENEGARRVVRERGSALADTFKYMYSSLKAIQKDNRNELENTEDNINSVLKQINQLNQQIGAVEPNGYLPNDLYDERDRLLDSLSTMMNIKVEAKSSGGLARASAEGLYDVYMATPEGDILTDSNGQPIKLIDASTRTANGIHIQFDSREELDSPVTSFKFFKLNDDPTAKSKFDGIETDADADAANGVYTLNDFKALNSQGKLKGVIEGYGYMEGGEIKGTYNAMFDDLDEMVYTFVTAFNEVHRSGYSLNEIEDGTAKDIDFFSFTDSNITADNPKGAAGSIVLSKEILEDVDNIAAATESSAGNGTNALNLSKVKDSILDFGGNKTNVQAFYQGVIGKLGEQASEANRMEKTSGILKTSVEQSRMSVSGVSIDEEMVDLIKYQQAYNSAARMITIVDEMLDKVINGMGVGGR from the coding sequence ATGGTTTCAACCTTTATGGGCTTAGAAACTGCAAAGCGTGCTTTGACAACACAGCAATCAGCTATTGCTACAGCTGGGCATAATATTGCAAATGCTAATACATTAGGCTATACGAGACAAAGAGTAAGTTTAGCTGCTACACAAGGATTTCCTACAGTTGGTCAGAATAGTCCGGTAATGCCAGGTCATTTGGGGACTGGAGTTCAAGCTGATCAGGTTGAACGAATTAGAGATAGCTTTGTAGATATGCAATATCGCAAAGAATCTAGTAAATTGGGATATTGGGATTCGAAGGCACAAATGTTATCACAAATGGAAAATGTTATGGATGAGTTATCTGGAACAGGGATTTCGAATAGTATGGATCAATTTTGGAATTCCTTACAGGATTTAGCGACAGAGCCAGAAAATGAAGGGGCAAGAAGAGTTGTTAGAGAACGTGGATCTGCTTTGGCGGATACGTTTAAATATATGTATTCTTCTTTAAAAGCAATTCAAAAAGATAATAGAAATGAATTAGAAAATACAGAAGATAATATTAATAGTGTGTTGAAGCAAATTAATCAATTGAATCAGCAAATAGGTGCTGTGGAGCCTAATGGCTATTTGCCTAATGACTTATATGATGAACGTGATAGATTGCTTGATTCTCTTTCTACGATGATGAATATTAAAGTAGAAGCTAAGTCCAGCGGCGGATTAGCTCGGGCAAGTGCTGAGGGACTTTATGATGTATACATGGCAACACCTGAGGGGGATATCTTAACAGATTCTAATGGTCAGCCTATTAAACTAATAGATGCATCAACAAGAACAGCAAATGGCATCCATATCCAATTTGATAGTAGAGAAGAATTAGACAGCCCAGTTACCTCTTTTAAATTTTTTAAACTAAATGATGACCCGACTGCTAAAAGTAAGTTTGATGGAATAGAAACGGATGCTGATGCTGATGCTGCAAATGGTGTATATACTTTAAACGATTTCAAGGCCTTAAATAGTCAAGGGAAGCTGAAAGGCGTAATTGAAGGTTACGGTTATATGGAAGGCGGAGAAATAAAGGGCACATATAATGCTATGTTTGACGATTTAGATGAAATGGTCTATACGTTTGTAACAGCTTTTAATGAGGTTCACCGAAGTGGATATAGTTTAAATGAAATAGAAGATGGAACTGCCAAAGATATTGACTTCTTTAGTTTTACAGATAGCAATATAACAGCTGATAATCCAAAAGGAGCAGCTGGTAGTATTGTATTGTCCAAGGAAATTTTGGAGGATGTAGATAACATAGCAGCTGCTACAGAGTCCTCTGCTGGAAATGGAACAAATGCCTTAAACCTTTCAAAAGTAAAGGATTCGATTCTTGATTTTGGCGGGAATAAAACAAATGTCCAAGCCTTTTATCAAGGGGTTATCGGCAAATTAGGAGAACAAGCTTCTGAGGCAAATAGGATGGAAAAGACTTCAGGAATATTAAAGACTTCAGTTGAGCAATCAAGAATGTCTGTAAGTGGTGTATCAATTGATGAAGAGATGGTAGACTTAATCAAATACCAGCAGGCATATAATTCAGCGGCAAGAATGATTACAATCGTGGATGAAATGCTTGATAAAGTTATTAATGGAATGGGTGTCGGAGGAAGATAA
- a CDS encoding flagellin, translating into MKINHNIQALNAYRNLYQNQFNTSKNLERLSSGLRINRAADDAAGLAISEKMRSQIKGLSMAERNSLDGVSLMQVAEGAMNEVHSMLQRMRELSVQAANDTNTDSDRNSIQQEIDQLLKEIDSVAAKTEFNTRKLLDGSSAVDTQFLDGEQAKTNLKQVPTVVDPTLATGKYEVAVSGTPQFVNTLNQPGAGISSSDVLTMDPDSDLALGEYSVVVTGYQDDGTKRSANIEIFDPSGFSIGQLAAVVGEDGKTETIGTETGKKIKIDTAQITGNGTAKVQIESKVTLSVSKVNGDDSTTPITFSKELITRNGEVEHGGLKLSFGANVKEGSSQFDLTNKALTFQIGANTNQNLNIDIPQLSTVKLGINNLNILSNDDASKSIFKIDQAINQISSIRAKLGATQNRLEHTISNLQVTNENLTSAESRIRDTDMAQEMTEFTKNNILNQSAQAMLAQANQLPNGVLQLLQS; encoded by the coding sequence ATGAAAATTAATCACAATATTCAGGCGCTGAATGCTTACCGCAATCTATACCAAAACCAATTCAATACTTCCAAAAACCTAGAAAGATTATCTTCTGGTTTAAGAATCAATCGTGCAGCCGATGATGCAGCAGGACTTGCGATTTCTGAAAAAATGCGTTCGCAAATTAAAGGCTTATCTATGGCAGAACGCAACTCACTAGATGGTGTTTCTTTAATGCAAGTAGCAGAAGGAGCAATGAATGAAGTGCACTCAATGCTTCAACGTATGCGTGAACTATCTGTACAGGCAGCAAATGACACAAATACCGATTCAGATCGTAATTCCATTCAACAAGAAATTGATCAGCTGTTAAAAGAGATTGATAGTGTTGCCGCTAAAACTGAATTTAATACACGTAAGCTATTAGATGGTTCTAGTGCAGTTGATACACAATTCCTTGATGGAGAACAGGCAAAAACAAACTTAAAGCAGGTTCCTACAGTAGTAGATCCAACTTTGGCAACAGGCAAATACGAAGTGGCAGTTTCTGGAACTCCGCAATTTGTTAATACATTAAATCAACCAGGTGCGGGAATCAGTTCCTCAGATGTTCTTACAATGGATCCAGACAGTGACTTAGCATTAGGAGAATATTCTGTGGTGGTTACAGGATATCAGGATGATGGAACAAAAAGAAGCGCCAATATTGAAATTTTTGATCCAAGTGGATTTTCTATTGGCCAGCTTGCAGCAGTAGTAGGTGAAGATGGAAAAACTGAGACAATTGGAACAGAGACTGGCAAGAAAATAAAGATAGACACAGCACAAATTACTGGAAATGGTACAGCTAAAGTTCAAATAGAATCTAAAGTTACATTATCTGTTTCTAAAGTGAATGGTGACGATTCTACTACTCCAATTACTTTCTCTAAAGAGCTTATTACAAGAAATGGAGAAGTTGAGCACGGCGGATTGAAGCTATCTTTTGGAGCGAATGTTAAAGAGGGTTCATCACAATTTGATTTAACAAACAAAGCTCTAACATTCCAAATTGGTGCCAATACAAATCAGAATCTGAATATTGATATCCCGCAATTAAGCACTGTAAAGCTGGGGATTAATAATTTGAATATTCTTTCAAATGATGATGCAAGCAAATCAATTTTCAAAATCGACCAAGCGATTAACCAAATTTCTTCCATTCGTGCTAAACTAGGTGCTACCCAAAACCGTTTAGAGCACACAATCAGCAATCTGCAAGTAACAAATGAGAACTTAACATCTGCAGAATCTCGTATCCGTGATACAGATATGGCTCAAGAAATGACCGAGTTTACAAAAAATAATATCTTGAATCAATCAGCTCAAGCGATGCTGGCTCAAGCAAATCAATTACCAAATGGAGTTCTACAGCTTCTACAATCGTAA